tgctcctggtgatgctggttatgttgaaagtcaaatcgagcaggaagtgggggctgctgagattttccaagacgaagaacttacaagcacgtttaatgtacaaactgaaatgttggaagaatctttattaggcgatcaaaatgatgtagaggttcctccaaaaagaaaacgagtgacgagaaagaagaaagctacttggcgtccattaaatcgacgaaagcaactagatcctgattttgattacgattacgattgacgagtatggatcatgattttattgcatattttatgattttattgcatattttattattttattgtcgatttatgtactaacttgtttttgttaaaataggatgtcaaagaaaatgaagtctttagctcgtagtttgcttgggtcgaggagtagctcgaggagcagctcgaggggtgaggattcagtttttcagggcacaggttctaccatgagcagacagagagcgctggcagaacatttgcctccacaagatgtaagttagttgttaaattacattatttgagttacttaatattgtatgatgtaagttatttgtttcataggatgctgaaattgaggaaccagtggtagaggatcatgcaagagatgatgttgaagatgatggtggagataatgtgggagatgatgctggagacgacgttggtggggattctggggctggggattctggggctggtggagattctgcagctgggtctggaacttctcgagttaagagaacgaggaagctgcattttgttggaccacctccagagcttccacccgaatctcgggttgtgataaagcctagtggaaagtgagtgacatatctttgcttaaatgttattgaaagttatgttttaatttctacattgatttctgtttgcaggacttggatcgacgactcgttcacaggcacaggacactacaggcaggtgaacatggttcttggtaatattgttcgtctgcactggcctggtcttgtgactttgcctactggcgagtctgtccctgccaccacttgggagcattatcgctatggtgtccgtagaacgtttggcaacacacaggcactagtttgggatgcattctgggtatgacttgtttatactattttagttattccatatatgtttgcttttatgataacactatggtttttgcagaaacggtacaagttgccggacgatggatcatatgatatgaacgctcgttacgtgtttgagtttaacgcgaacgatgtcgttgcagatgcaatgtactatgcacgaattcaggctataaaggcatggtacagagcaaatgctgatgatcgaccgatgccaaatacaaaggccgagtggtcatcaatttacttgacggaggagcaatacctagaggtaaacaggttgttgcctctcatatcgcacaaagccatgtatttgcttgctttatttaaaaaatttcatgtaggtgtcggtgtcgtggatggccacccgatcagacggttatcgggcattgtgcagatggtgggcttcccctgagtttcgtgccatttccgaaaggaacaggggaaaccgtgggactgagtcgttccacaactacggcggtgatggtcatgtgcgcttggctaagcgaatggtaagtcacagtttgtcgtaactttgaatcacatagaaatgtgtcattataacttttatgtacaggaagtcaaatccggccgtacgcccacggatgtggaggtgtatatgcaagggcataggggttctgatcctcagaatcctgatgtgttatgcactcagacggccaccgaccgtctagtgagtttttgatactctattatgtgtgttgatattgtttgcaagggcataggggttatgcacttatatttgatattgtttgcctccaggcttcgtatgggcaggagatggttcaacgccatggggaggagtacgattggaggagccagccaatcgaccctcaggcagcatatgctagcgcaggaggacaagcccatggacggtgagattatttgatttggttttcaaaattgtcatcatatgcttgcgattcaactgagccatgagttactatactaagtgcatggctcactcttgtaggttgggtatttttgattctacgattgattccagagagctgagacgctgtggacgacaatccacatcgtcgtcttcacagtcgtcccgttcacgatcagcagcccatgacatagagcttgcagtgttgcgtcaacaggcagagtaccatcaatcagtcttgagggaacaattggagtaccagaggcaacaatctgaataccagagacaacaagccgagtaccagaagaagagggacgagtattatgcaagcctccaggcccaaaatcaagctcttctctcggtaagttgaagtaacattttgtagcttattttgcaaaacacttgatgtgtatcttgtttgttcaacaatgacttgtatataatttgtagcaactagcccaacaagcgggcgtcccgatgccgacatatgggatgccgcctccggactttgcactgccaatgccaatgttggcgcctccacctccgcctccgcctccgtcacaattccctatggtatgtacacatatgcgtgtgtgacatgttcatagatgtcttatgtgtttaaatgaacaactgagtggttactatttcatgtgcttgtgttatagggatttcagacaccacccgcttcagttgccgcacctggagatgggtctgggcaagacgacacaacacattcgtgggtcaacaaccttttcaacacgcagagtccagccggaggaggtggctactcgaaccatccagacgatggatatgattgatgtgtcgtgatgtttatttatgaaacactttgcaacacttgtttgtgagacacaatttcagtttgcaacaaccgtcgaacctatatgttgatgttaaatttgtgaatgttaatatttatgtgagaatatttgtgattgtgaatgtgaatgtgtatatgtgcatgaatctgtttttgttttgtaaatgtcagattttttaaaaaacagaattttgtgtaaattctgtaatttgttatgtccgacggcctagtggtagccgtcggacataaccatgtgttatgtccgacggcattaaataccgtcggacataagggatgcttatgtccgacggcctagctACGGGCCGTCGGACTTAATCCTGTGGGGCCCACATTCCGACCGGTAAAACGGTTGGGATTTGTTATCTCCGACGGGCACACGCAGCCGTCGgagatagcttatgtccgacggctgccgtcgGACATTGCACTATTTTCGACGAATTATCGCCGACGGCttaaagccgtcggagataacctatttccgacggtttaattcttatgtccgacggttttggCCGTCGGACGTTGTTCCGTTTACTGTAGTGACGGAGTGAAATTACTGTACTGATATTCATAATCATTATAGAGCTAAGAGCTGCAGCTATCAACAAGCGGTTTGTTCCATTTGTACAGTTCTATCACAACACGTACGTGACCCACAAAATTCTTCGGTTCAAGCAGGCAGTTTCCAGCCTTAATCCAAACGAAGAGTCGTTTTCCAAAATATTCAAGGGCATGGCCCATCCTCCTATATTTTACTATACCTGCTTTTGTCTCACGGAGGACCCAACCCAAACAGACCAAATCATTTCAGCATGATATGGCCCGtgatctctctctcactctctctctcttgtgATTGCGGTGACTTGATAGCAAGGAAATTCTGCATGTACTGTGTGCAGTGTACTTTTCATTAGAATGAGTTAATTACTAATTTTTTATTTGACGTTTATTAATGTAATGTCAAATAAAAAAAGGGAGGCAATACTAGTACATGATTGCTGTAATTTTTTAATCCCAATTCCTCAGCGATTTTAGTGGACATATATATTCAGAGGTAAATAAAATGTTAAAAAAGCTCAACAATTTAGTGGCACCAAACTTGAGCCTACAGTGTTAATTAATGCAACCATCTACTATAATTCTTTGAAAAAATCCACCGGAGAACATCCAATCATTTGCCACCATGTTTTAGTTGGTAAATGCCATATTCATGATTACATTTAACCGGTTAAGTTAAATTATTGCTCATGCTGCGTACCATGTTGTTGTCCTTGTTAAGAGGCCGTTTGGTAGAGCTCCTGGACAGCTCCGGAATCTGTTTTTGCGCTCCTTCAACCAAACGGCCTCAAAGAGAAGCACTCCGAGCGCGGATCTTATCTGGGAATCGCGGTGAGCGTGGAGCGGTTTCGAGGAGACGAAGCCGAAAATAATCGCTtcactcagcttcgtctcactCCCATGGGCCCGCGTGCGGCCGCTGTCTGTTTTGCCCTAGAGCGGGTTGGAGTACGTATAGGCAGCACCGGCGAGTCGGCAACGGCGCGCGGCGTGTGGTGCAGCGTTTTGGGCGGAGCAGCGCGGGGAGGTGGGCACACGGAGgcagcaccaccaggcgtggccgGACGAGGTCCCAGGCTAGGCGCTAGCGGAATGGGCACCACCGCACCAGTGACCAAGGTTGAAGACGCGCGCGTACTCGTATCGTATGCGGTTACAACCGCGAGCGATCAGATAAGGTAGAAAAGGGAAAGACAAAAgacaaaaaggaaaaaaaaatatGGATAGCATATATTCTTGACTATTTTTTACTACCGAGAAGAAAATTTGTCGAATGATCTTAGAGCATCATCTTCAACAAGATAATTTAAAATAATATCCTAAAAATATAATACTATGTTATTTGAAATATTTAGGCCACTAAACACAAATTACGCTCTAACAGTCAAACCACAAATCATATATTTTAGAAAGTAAATTgcattattaaaaaagaaaatactAAAAATAATGTAGAAATTAAGGATAAGGTACTAATCTGTGTGTAGTATATTTAAACAAAGCTGTACCGGACGCTCCCTAATTAAGTTGGACTAGTACATAGCATAGTTCAGTTGGTCATCCAGAACAATCCaacagaccaccacaaattttctTCTATAATTAGCGACCTTTGCGGTTCCTAACCTTCTTCCCCTCTTCTCCCCTTCCCCAGCTTCTTCTTTTTCCTTCTCGATTACTCCAGCTGGTTCGCACGGCGTCTTCCCTGCAGGCGGAGGCGGAGCAGCACAAGCTCTTCCGACCCCGCACACAAGCACAAGCTCCGTATAGGTTCATCGCCACTCATGAATTCTTGTAGGTGCTTGTACTTATTACATGGAACTCATGGATTCCAGTAGGGGTTACTTATTACTCGTATCGGTGTGTCCTTCGATCGTCCTCTAGTTACATGTAATAGCATTTTTAGATCTCGATTATCTTCTTGCATTGAGGTGTGTGGTATAGGCATATAGAACAAGCTACTTACATTATTTCTTGCCATCTCTTCAAGCTCCAGATCATTTCTAGCTACATACAAAAGATCGGCTACAGTTCGTTACATAGATCTCTGCTCCTAATAATCCTCCCACTGAAAATATTCCTTGTACTTGATGGTCTTCTGTCTTCTCCATTCTCTCCCTTTGGTTCCCGAAGTTCTAATGGCATAGGGAACCACGTGTAGGGCGTTCAGCGCACATCCCTCTATATATGCTTTAGTACAAGCACCAAATCCGCACCTCAAACTGCGCAACGTCGTGTACGAGAGCTCTGCCTTCTCGTGCTTTTCCTAATCCCCGCCGCCGCTAGCTGGTCTGTTGCCTTCTACTACCTCGCCACGCGCCTGCCTCGGGCCCCCCTACATGATGCAGTTCACGCATActgcgcccccgccgccgcctCTGCACCCTAACGGCCATGCCGCTGGAGTGCTAGGGCTAGGGCTGTTTCTCGACGTCGGCGCGCCGACGGCGGCCCGCCCGTGCCCGGGGAGCTTCCCGACGCCGGCGTCCAAGATCTCCCTCGGCAACGACCTCAACAGCACCAGCTGCATGGAGCAGCTGCTGGTGCACTGCGCGAACGCCATCGAGGCCAACGACGCCACGCTCACGCAGCAGATCCTGTGGGTGCTCAACAACATCGCGCCGCCCGATGGGGACTCCAACCAGCGCCTCACGGCGGCGTTCCTCTGCGCGCTCGTCGCGCGCGCGTCCAGGACCGGCGCGTGCAAGGCGGtcaccgccgccgtcgccgccgagTCGGCCGCGCTCCACGTGCACCGCTTCACGGCCGTCGAGCTCGCCGGCTTCGTCGACCTCACGCCCTGGCACCGCTTCGGCTACACGGCCGCCAACGCCGCCATCCTCGAGGCCGCCGAGGGCTTCCCCGTCGTGCATGTCGTCGAGCTCGGCACCACGCACTGCATGCAGATCCCCACGCTCATCGACATGCTCGCCACCCGCGCCGAAGGCCCCCCGATCCTCCGCCTCACGGTCGCCGACGTCGCGCCCAGCGCGCCGCCGCCAGCCCTCGACATGTCCTACGAGGAGCTCGGCGCGAAGCTGGTCAACTTCGCGCGGTCGCGAAACGTGTCCATGGACTTCCGGGTGGTGCCCACCGCGCCGGCCGACGCGTTCACGTCCCTGGTGAACCAGCTCAGGGTGCAGCAGCTGGTCCTGGACGGGAGCGAGGCGCTCGTCGTGAACTGCCACATGCTGCTGCACACCGTGCCGGACGAGACGGCGGGATCTGTCGGCCTCACGCAGCCGGTATCGCTCCGGACCATGCTGCTCAAGTCTTTCCGGACACTCGATCCCAACCTGGtcgtggtggtggaggaggacgCAGACTTCACGGCGGGTGACGTGGTGGGGAGGCTGCGCGCGGCGTTCAACTTCCTCTGGATCCCGTACGACGCCGTGGACACGTTCCTGCCCAAGGGGAGCGAGCAGCGGCGGTGGTACGAGGCGGAGATCGGGTGGAAGGTGGAGAACGTGCTGGCGCAGGAGGGCGTCGAGCGGGTGGAGCGGCAGGAGGACAGGGGGAGGTGGGGCCAGAGAATGCGCAGCGCGGGGTTCCGTGCGTTGGCGTTCGGCGAGGAGGCCGCCGGAGAGGTGAAGGCCATGCTGAACGAGCACGCGGCGGGGTGGGGGATGAAGCGGGAAGACGACGACCTGGTGCTCACGTGGAAGGGGCACAACGTCGTGTTCGCGTCGGCGTGGGCTCCGTCGTGATGAGTTTATCATATGCAGTGCAGTTCAGAATCAGAAGGTGAGTAGGCATGTATGTGATCTTCCATGACCGACATGGGATCAGGGTTGTGTTTGTGCATGATAT
This portion of the Zea mays cultivar B73 chromosome 2, Zm-B73-REFERENCE-NAM-5.0, whole genome shotgun sequence genome encodes:
- the LOC103647799 gene encoding scarecrow-like protein 32; translated protein: MMQFTHTAPPPPPLHPNGHAAGVLGLGLFLDVGAPTAARPCPGSFPTPASKISLGNDLNSTSCMEQLLVHCANAIEANDATLTQQILWVLNNIAPPDGDSNQRLTAAFLCALVARASRTGACKAVTAAVAAESAALHVHRFTAVELAGFVDLTPWHRFGYTAANAAILEAAEGFPVVHVVELGTTHCMQIPTLIDMLATRAEGPPILRLTVADVAPSAPPPALDMSYEELGAKLVNFARSRNVSMDFRVVPTAPADAFTSLVNQLRVQQLVLDGSEALVVNCHMLLHTVPDETAGSVGLTQPVSLRTMLLKSFRTLDPNLVVVVEEDADFTAGDVVGRLRAAFNFLWIPYDAVDTFLPKGSEQRRWYEAEIGWKVENVLAQEGVERVERQEDRGRWGQRMRSAGFRALAFGEEAAGEVKAMLNEHAAGWGMKREDDDLVLTWKGHNVVFASAWAPS